Proteins from a genomic interval of Lycium ferocissimum isolate CSIRO_LF1 chromosome 2, AGI_CSIRO_Lferr_CH_V1, whole genome shotgun sequence:
- the LOC132044040 gene encoding protein MALE DISCOVERER 2-like, with translation MVLQTMGGRWNTYGIKLSYLALLIIVLEIRGCCSLNSEGLALLRFRVKVDADPYGILENWNRDHCDPCMWSGVQCKHGKVQMLDLRGYSLKAKLAPELGNLTHLKSLVLSENHLFGAIPKEFGRFRMLEVLDLRDNNLSGRVPAVIGDLQSLRSLLICDNNFEGKIPLEIGKLRQLSELQFDDYLTSGVAAGTGSINRKFGHCIWHGSLRPFKTIGSFIRPIKGLLIWYFSFFTLFPHFLDAHADFCSDLPSSPMPHIIHAVENQANIERRKLVEQPSNLAAAPANGGKPLGLVIPVPSSRSSGSFRAVPNTEGTPPPPLTIPSRTTPQHHQPPNPGGHSNDAAKRPTPSQSPPGAKSGSSWKYIGIGTGAFLAAIFVCLIFICKSKAARTIGPWKTGLSGQLQKAFITGVPKLNRPELVTACEDFSNIVWNQDTFTVYKGTLSSGVEIGVLSTAINSLKDWSKRSELAFRKKIDSLSRINHKNFINLIGYCEEDEPFTRMMVFEYVTNGTLFEHLHDEELEPLDWPARMRAIMGTAYCLEYMHNLNPPLSHSDVNSHSIFFTDDYAAKIAELAFWSEIMVKSKSASGDLENSELPPLADPETNVYSFGILLLEVISGKSPYSERESLLSWAQQCLNDRQNLSSLVDPKLKSFKNNELMIICEVIRGCLQEDPRKRPTIKEVITKLREAIDIPPDAAVPRLSPLWWAELEILSSEAA, from the exons ATGGTTCTTCAAACCATGGGGGGTAGATGGAACACTTATGGAATCAAGCTATCATATCTTGCTCTGTTGATTATCGTTTTGGAGATTCGTGGTTGTTGTTCTCTTAATTCGGAAG GATTGGCATTATTGAGATTCCGCGTGAAAGTGGATGCTGATCCGTATGGCATTCTTGAAAATTGGAATCGAGATCATTGTGACCCGTGCATGTGGTCTGGTGTCCAGTGTAAGCATGGTAAAGTGCAAATGCT GGACCTTCGTGGATATTCGTTGAAAGCAAAACTCGCACCAGAACTTGGAAATCTCACTCACTTAAAATCACT TGTGCTTTCTGAAAACCATCTTTTTGGTGCTATTCCTAAAGAATTTGGACGATTCAGAATGCTGGAAGTGCTTGACTTGAGGGATAACAATTTGAGTGGAAGAGTTCCAGCAGTAATAGGAGATTTGCAATCACTTAGAAGTTT GTTGATTTGTGACAATAACTTCGAAGGGAAGATTCCTTTGGAAATAGGGAAGCTTCGTCAGCTCTCAGAACTGCAATTTGATGATTACCTCACCTCTGGTGTTGCTGCTGGAACTGGCAgtataaatagaaaatttgggCATTG CATCTGGCATGGCAGTTTGAGGCCATTTAAGACCATAGGCTCCTTTATCAGACCAATTAAAGGGTTGCTAATATGGTATTTTAGTTTCTTCACACT GTTCCCGCATTTTTTGGATGCTCATGCAGACTTCTGCTCTGACCTACCAA GTTCGCCTATGCCTCACATTATCCATGCTGTAGAGAACCAAGCAAACATTGAACGCCGTAAGTTAGTTGAACAACCCAGTAACCTTGCTGCTGCTCCTGCTAATGGAGGGAAACCATTAGGACTTGTTATTCCTGTGCCGAGCAGCAGAAGTAGTGGTTCATTTCGTGCTGTGCCAAATACTGAAGGaactcctcctcctcctctgaCTATACCATCACGGACCACACCTCAACATCATCAGCCTCCAAATCCTGGGGGACACTCTAATGATGCTGCTAAACGGCCAACTCCTAGTCAATCCCCACCTGGTGCAAAGTCTGGAAGTTCATGGAAGTATATAGGAATCGGCACTGGGGCTTTTCTGGCTGCAATTTTTGTGTGTCTGATATTCATCTGCAAGAGCAAAGCTGCGCGAACAATAGGCCCTTGGAAGACTGGATTGAGTGGACAGCTGCAGAAAGCATTTATTACAG GGGTCCCAAAACTAAACAGGCCCGAGCTAGTAACTGCATGCGAGGATTTTAGTAATATTGTTTGGAATCAAGATACATTTACAGTATACAAGGGAACTCTATCCAGTGGAGTAGAGATTGGTGTTTTGTCAACTGCTATAAATTCTCTGAAAGATTGGTCCAAGCGTTCTGAATTGGCCTTCAGGAAGAAG ATTGATTCACTCTCAAGGATAAATCACAAGAATTTTATTAATCTAATTGGATACTGTGAGGAAGATGAACCTTTCACAAGGATGATGGTCTTTGAGTATGTAACGAATGGAACACTTTTCGAGCATCTCCATG ATGAAGAACTTGAGCCTCTTGATTGGCCTGCAAGGATGCGAGCTATAATGGGGACAGCATATTGTCTTGAGTACATGCACAATTTGAATCCCCCGCTGTCGCATTCTGATGTGAATTCACACTCCATATTTTTTACGGATGATTATGCTGCTAAG ATAGCAGAGCTTGCTTTCTGGTCTGAAATAATGGTCAAGTCAAAGTCCGCCAGTGGTGATCTAGAAAACTCTGAGCTGCCACCACTTGCTGATCCCGAAACAAATGTCTATAGTTTTGGGATTTTGTTGCTGGAAGTAATATCTGGAAAGTCACCTTACTCGGAACGAGAGTCTCTTCTAAGCTGG GCGCAGCAATGCCTTAATGATAGACAGAATCTGAGCAGCTTGGTTGATCCAAAATTGAAGTCCTTCAAGAATAATGAACTGATGATCATCTGTGAGGTAATTAGAGGTTGTCTTCAAGAAGATCCAAGGAAGAGACCAACAATAAAAGAAGTCATTACAAAGCTAAGGGAAGCGATTGACATTCCACCCGATGCTGCAGTTCCAAGGCTATCTCCCCTCTGGTGGGCTGAACTCGAGATTCTATCCTCCGAGGCAGCTTAA